In Scatophagus argus isolate fScaArg1 chromosome 18, fScaArg1.pri, whole genome shotgun sequence, the DNA window ATGCAAATACTGATCTGTACACGCATGTTACACATGAAAAAAGGTACTTTTGGTGAAAGCCGTTCCAGTGGCGCTCTGGTGGGCTGGTCACCCTGTAAATATGTCAGACTGTGCTGTTCTGGGATGCAAACCAGAGCCTGGAGCCTCCGTCCACTGCTTGCCAAAGAACCCTGCGCTCAGACAGAAATGGATGGACTTCATTAACGGACACCGCTCAAGCAGACCTTCAAATACGGTGGGAATCCGTATCTGCTGCGCACATTTTACCAACGACTGTTTCGTGAATTTCTTTCAGAGGTCCATGGGTTTTGCCAAAAAGCTGATTCTGAAGCCTGATGCGGTGCCGTGCGTTTATCCCGGGAACCTACCGGGTTTGCTAAAGCATGTGAGTAATTATTTAACGGGCCGAAGTTTCTAAAGAAACGCTTTTGTCCCAGCAGCTCACTGCCTGAAGGTGAAGTGTTAGCTCACAGCAGCTAGCTAGTGAGGcactgtgtgttaaatacacacagacacacactcacacagcctgGGGACATGTAAAACACTACTGGAGTCATCATCTCGTGATTTAAATGGGAATACTTCCTTCAGCTTCGGCTTAGTTATAGTCTGAACTGGGCTGTGCAGGAGCACTTTCATATGGCAGGAAGCGTAACACGTATCTCTGACGCAAGCGCGTTGGTTGTGACGCGACACGTATTAATTAAGACGCTCCTTTAATTTCATATCAGTATCTCCTCTGTGAATTTTCCGTAaccttttgttctctgtttatatttttgttgattaTTTATGTTCCTCTCTCAGTGCACCTATTTGATATGGGATGCATGAACTTCTATGTGAATTATTAGTAAACAGTTTATTTAGCTTTATATGAACGTTGCATTATAAAATCAAACATGGAGCGTCTGTTATGTCCTAAACGGCGCTGACGTAAAGCCAAGATAAACAGGTGAACAGGTGTAAAAGGTAAATGTCTCAAAAggttaaaatattttgtctcttttctcattCATGCACAGCAGTAGAAGTACTCGGATCATTTCCTGAAGTTAAAGTAGTGTTCTTTGTGCAGAACGTCAGAATAAAGTATATTAATGTACATCACTTAAATTTTGCAGCTGGTAAATGGtagcatttatttatattttaaatttacGTTACTTTACATTGTGCGGTGGTTGCTGTGTGAATTCCCCTCtgtggatcaataaagtcttacCAGTCTCTctaatttattgttattatgttttGCATTGTTTAAATCTGAATCTGGAAAGTAAGTAAATGTAGTAGagttaaaaagtacaatatttcttGCTAAGTTGTGGTGGAGTAAAAGTATGAAGCAGCAGGAAGTGTAAATACTCAAGTAACATACAAGTACAgcacttgaataaatgtactttgcTACTTAGTTAGTGCATTATGTTAATTACTTATAATGACTGTGCTTTTCCTGTAACTGTTTGACactaatgtttgtgtttgtgctcgaTGAAGGAGGCGGCTGCGTTATGTTTAAGAGCAGACGTGGCCTGTCAGTGCAGCCTTCCCGCGATCAGGACTGTGGGGACCCAGCTGTCAGAACGAAGGCTCGTGTGCAGCAGAAGTGTAGGTGTGTGTCTCTCGAATCACTGATGATCAGATCGTCGTATCACAGTCTTCTTCACTGTGCACAGTCTGTGGTTGTGTGGTGGATCGCAGGTGTCCAGACGAAGCTGCCCTCAGCAGGCGCTGGTGTCGGCGCAGCAGAGACGAGACCAGCAGAACAATCCAAAGGAGGGATCGTTTCAGCCTCTCAGAAAGCTCCTCCATCGCCCCCGATCACTTGGACACAGCCTGAAATTGAAGATGACGACCACTACGTGACTGTGGTAACTCGTCTTTTGTCTCGAGCTTCTCTCTCATGGAGGAATCGAGTGCTGTTGTCACCACAGCTCTGCAGAGAATTTCTGCAGCAAGTCGCAGTGTAGACTAACTGTGTTCCAGCTGCAGGAAATAAGGGCCCAAATCTTTCTGGTTTTGCTTTAATGACAGTCTGAACAGCACAAATCACATGGAATCTGGTCCTATCAGTTCTCATTTGTGGTCCTAAATCAGATCCGATTCCCGTTGATGTAACGGCTGTGTGAACAGTCAGATCAAGTTTTAAATTCAGGAAACACATCTTTACAAGGAGTGAATATgcttacattttaaatacacattttcaaaagtaaaaaatataatagaCTTTCTAATAAATAATGCCTCAGTTTTACACTTCTGTACATCCTGACAAACCATTTAGCTCTAACTGCTACAGATGATCTCTGATCTTCTTACATAACACGTTCTCTCAGTAGTTTTGCGTAGTGCTCCGGGTGATTTCTTTGAAGATAAATGTTCATTTTCCCCTGAACTCGCTTATCTCCAGTCAGAcctgtgaagaagaagaagaagaggaagaatacTTATTTATGGCTGTCGAGGAAAGCCGTTCGCTTAACGGCAAACTGAGATCCTACCTGATGAACAGATTACATGATAGAAATGTATTCTGTTTGTATAAAGAACTGAGCAATCAGCTTCCCTTTTGACTTCCAGTACAGTTTTATTGGGATTTTAAAACAAGTAGAATGTGGCAGAATCTCCACCTCCACAGACGAGCTGCGCTGACCTCCCTGAACAATCTATGAGTCTACACTGAAAACAATACTGATAATAACCACAATAACAAACCAAATTTAATCCAAGTAGGTCACAGAGCAAACATTTTAGCATAAGTGTAATAAATTTAGGGCTGGTTTAATATGGAGCTTAGCCGTAAACCAGACTAACAAGTTTGTCTGATCTCAAAGCGACTTACAATAAGCGTACATTTAGCCTGTTGTACAGCCGACTGTGAGAGAGCAGATTAGATCTGATCTCAGACTAATTTGAGGCTTTGAACTAAGACTTGGGTTTAACTTCTGCTTAGTGCTGTCTGCGCTAtttgaaatatcaaaatgaagACCAACATGCACCACAGAGGCCGTCAAAGCATTAAATTACTTTTGTGaaattcactttttaaaacttgGGCACAAAGACAACGCACTGgaagctgctgtgctgttgttgtggcTACATTTAAATCTGCACTGAAGTCACTGCAAACTGCACTCGTTTTCTCAGtttgcagtagcagcagtagtttGATTATTGCTTTCAATGAACAAATAGTCGATATCCATAAACAGCAAGCAACTGTCTTCCAGCACATCCATGACATAACGTCCTGTTCTCAACTAATTCTGTCTCGACTGACTAACCATCAGCTCCCCACCTGCTGGCTCTAGCTTCCCAAATGCAAGGATCCGCTTCTTTGTCTTGGACATAAGAAGCAATTTTAGGTTAGCCGCAGCCCAGATTAATAGATTTGTGGGGGTGGAGCTCACCCAGCTTTCGAGCTGTTCTTTCGATCTTCTCCAAGGCCAACTGCACGTCTCCTCCCTCTGGAAGGAGGACCTCGATCTCTCCCACATGGTAGCCAAAGTCGGCTTGGTCGAGGTCTATCCGCACCCCGTCCTCCTCTAAACTGAACGTCCGCCGCACTGTTGTAAACTCAGCAAAGCACACCAGATTCATCTCGCTCAGCCAGGCCTGCCCGTCCTTCTGCGAGAAGCTCGTCTCTCCGTCCTCACAGACGTCTTTTATGACTTCTCGCACTCTCTGCTGAATTTCGGGCAGATTTGTTATCTCCTTGTAGCGGGTGCACAGCGCTGCCGCTTCAGATTGTTCTCCGGTCGTCTCTTCGGGCCCCTCGACTGCTGTCGGGCACTTGAGCTCCCAGCATCCTTTGCGCTGACGCAGCCACATGTCTTTCAAAGTCAGGCTGAACTCGGGGGTGTCAAAGTACCGGTCGTGGAACTGGCATTGACCAATGCACACTGCTGTGTAAGGATGAGAGATGGATGATTTAACAAATGggtaaacaaatataaaaatacaaaggaGGCTGATACAGATAATTAAACATCATTATTAGCAAGACAGATGGCCGTGTCATCACAGTTACAAGACAAATCAGAGCAATAAGCGTCATTCAGTCCTTCAGTGACCATTTCTAATTGTCGTGGATCATCGGTTTGATGTCCTAATTCTGGATCTACACGTGAATGTGTGGGAAACACTCACCTCCGATCTCCTCCAGGGTTTTCAGAGTGTCAGCGTTGCATAAAAACTTTCTTTCCACTTCCACACTCATCTGAAATGACAAAGTGAGATCAGCACCAGCAACCAAGCAAAGTTCACTTCAGCCTGCTTTAACACATTAAGACAGACTGTTACACTCAGTCACAGAATAAGCAGGTTTTATATAAGGacgtgattttttttattcccatcagcatgaaaacactttttcacAAACTTAAGTGATCAATAATAGGAATCACTTTTTGTAACACAAGGCTGTAAACAGTCtttaattaacaaaaaacatgacaatCGACTGCGATGGAGCATTCGTAACACTCATATTACAGTCTAGTTCCccatttttaacacatttaaaagcatCGAGAAACAGGGGCAGGGTTTCACAATGATCACACCACAGCAGTCAGCGTCTTCTGCTGGGGTACGGCAACACCACTaggacaaaccacacacaggaGTGGGGTGCATTTTGAGCATATCAGAACACGGGGGTACCTGCCTTTTTCTAACATCCAGTCCAAATGTCCACACCGAGTCAAAAGCTAAAGGCTCCTTTGAGATGTTGTGAATGTGTCATACATGGTGGGACTTAACAAAGTACGTGTTCATACGTACTGAGcagtaaacacagttttgaGGTGTCTGTACTTTATCTAAGAACATGCATTTTGTGATacttttgtatttgtgaatgGCTGcacttcagagggaaatatttagGAGATTATTccaattttaaaatcaaaaacctATCAAAATGAGCAATACGTTTCAGTTATCGAAGTCAAAAGCAGCCGTTCTTACAGTATTTTTTCCCTCACCACCTTTGACATTTGTCTGGTGAAATGCTGTCATTACAGCTGAAAGGGCTGTCAGGACAACaataatcatcataatcatgTATTTATATTGCAATTATAATAGGATCTCCTGTAGGTGCACtgaagtaaaattttaaatacaCGATTTTCACACTGTAGTATTAAATAACCAAAAGACGTGCTTACTTCTCCCAACACTGAATTTAACGTTCATGTCCTCGGGGTTTTCAAACGTGTTAACTTCATTTCATTAACTGCAGCAGCTCGTGTGGCCGCACCTGTGCCATTTTAATCAGGCTCGACTCATTCATCCCCAGAGCTGAGTCATGCATCGACTTTAAGTCTCTATCACCAAACTAAAACACAGTTTCAACGGATATACGCAGCGCACTGCACTCACACACCTTCAGGAATCAAGTCCCAGCATCCAAAACACCCCGGCGTCAAACGCTGAGATCGATCCGAGCGGCCCCTACACGTCAGCGAAGTTTATTTTGCACAGGCGCAATTAGAGACACCTATCAGTGTATTCAGgaacatcacttcctgtcccagTAACGCAGGGGCGTACAGATGGTGCAGTTTTAATCCTCTCTGCTTCATAAATATTTATTCCACATACTCGACTGTTGATATGCGCCACACCTatcatttgattaaaaaaaaaacaaaacatgtcataaTCCGGTGCTGAGTCGAGCCTTCGCGGCCATATCGCCATTATTCTGCCTTAATTAACTCGTCACACTCTTTGTGACAATCCAAGTTGGCAGAATGAGGActcatttttattcactttaaaCATGGAAACGAGGAAGGGTTTCAAATTAAAGGGGATTCCGTGTAATCGAGGCATCgacatacttttttttctattttagaaaaatatctatcagcccccccccccctcacccccctcctcttttctACGTTGCTCAATGAGTAATCGGCATTTCAGCATACATTAATAATCTCTAATATCTGCGGGGTTACATAAGGGATTTGATAGCCGTGTCTGTCCCTTCTGAATGTCAGCAATCAGCCTTGGGGGGAGCTGTGGTCTGTTTACTAAAGGGAAGAGGGGAAGGAGCGAGGGATAGGGCGAATGAAGGGAGGGGAAGAACGGGAGAGAgggggtgagaaagagagagagacagagagagggagagagagagggagggcaggGAAGAAAACTTTTCACTTCTGAGGAGCCACAGaggaagcgtgtgtgtgtgtgtgcgtgctggaGCGGCGACCATGCAGGTAAAAACGCATTAGCTAATTGCTCTGAACTTAATTAAACGCCATTCGCGATCGGTTAATTGTGCTGATTTGAGCGACGAGAGTGGCCTGCGACTGATACAAGATCGAGCAAACGACGGATTGTGCCACATACTAATCCGATCCCTTATAGAAATCCAACATTAAATCCCAAACTTTTTCTGCCTCTTCGTCTCTTTCGCCTGCTCTCCCTACACCACCCCCATCGTCGAGGCGACCGCGGCGCACGTACTCCGCTTCAAGTAGCTTTTTAGCGTTTAATTCTTTCGCCAATTACGGCTAGAAGCTGTTAAAATGATAATTTAAATGGCCATGTGTTGCACCGTAAGTATCTAAGGTATGGATTTGAGCGCTAGGACGCGTCAAAAGGAGGTCTGCTGGGCGgcgagggaggagggggtgcGAGTGTTTTCTAACACATCTGTAAGCGGAGCCCACGTTCATTAATTAAATGGCTTTAGTCCGGCTAGGCCTCAATTTGCGCTGTTGAGCAGCAGGCGGCGGGCGGTGCAACACTAGATGCCCGATTGGCAGCCCACAATCAGAGGGGTAAGGAATAACTCGAGGCCGAGGTTTTTGATCCACAGCctagtgagtgtgttttgtatCCGAGGTGAACTCTGTCGGTGTATTGAAGCCGCACTTCCCACCTGGACCAGGCAGAGTTTGTAGGGAGTGGAGACACGCCAGTTGGAGACAGTTTGAGGAGCGGTTAATTATCTCTGCCTGCTAACAGGCTAGCTAGCGAAGTGACACGACTGTTATTAGCCCagtctctttttgtttattaatttaatgACCGTCCAGCCGTAACCCCGAGCTAGCAGCTAGATTACGATGACGCCCGTCCTGTCTTTTACAGTTTGAGAGAGGTGAGTTGTTATCACTGCAGGATTGTAACTAATGGCTAACCAGCATTGCCAGAAACACGACTGTAATGCGACGTTACGGGGGGCTTCTCAGCCTAGCTTGCTAGCTAATTGATTCGTCTCTGGTCGGCATAGCTAATTAGACTGCTCATTAATTAGCCAGCTATGAGCAGAGAGACGTCAATTTAGTTATATCTTGCCCTTTAATTATGAAACTCGTGATGTGGAGCTTTTCAACATGATATACTGTGCAGATATAGACTTGCCGAAATATTATCTGGTCATATAACCCTGCTAGCTTGCTAATTGGCATGGCGAAGAAGTGAGGATCGGAGCTGTGTTGGTATTTCTCCTCATGGGCATGAACTGCTGTCTTGCTTGCATATTGGATTATGAATGCTTGCTGTTGACTGATAAATAAACGCAGTCCAGTGTTTAAAGCATGGGAGTAACAGTTGTTTTATCATGCGTGGCGAGCAAATGCAGTACGAGCTCAGATCACATTTGATATATTGGTTACTTCCTTCTATTGGTCAGAACTTGGGGGAAATTAGTTTTAGAGACAATGTACTCATTGTGAGATATGTAGAGCTTGTTAGAATTTGTGGATTGTTTTGGTATATTGCGCATTTAAAACACTTCATGTGTTAGCAGATCAATTTCTTGAAAGTTGGGTTGAACTCAAAGCAGTATGAAGCCGTGGATCTTTTATCTTTAACCCCCTTGTAGAGTGTATGGTCAAAGCTAATGAAAGCATTAGATGAATAATGTACATGACAAAGGTGTTATTTAGTTATTGTGTAATTTTATAAAGCCATTGAGGACAATGTTGTAAAGAAGTCAAGAATTGAACTTCCTGTGTGAAAAAGATGCTGATCTAGCATCTAGAAGTTTTTAACATTGAAAAAAAGATGATGGGCCTGTTGAAGACTTCTGATTGTGGGTTCAAATGATTAAACACAGGGACGGATGATGAGAGCTGGTCATGTAGTTAGGGTGCTTAACAAACTAGTGATactgtggagttttttttaatttctccattTCCGCATTTAAAGATCTGCTAATGAGTGAAGTTATGTGATGTTCGGGAACAGGTCGTTAAATATCACCATCTCTACAGTTTGCTAGAAAATTAGATTATGGACATCCTCGACCAATCATGATCTCAAATAATCTGATGGCCCACCCTCAGTGATAAATAATTACAGCCCCAGAAAGAGTGTGGCTGTCTAACAtcgttctttctttctgttaGGAGGAGTCTGGAGAGACAGTGAGCAGTGAAAGCAATGGGGTGGCAGAGTGGCTGTGCCCCCTGTGCCAAAAAGGACAAGCCGACAGATCATCCCTGTCTCGACATCTCACTGAGCAACACAGCGTACTTCCATCTTGtgttgacaaactgctggaCATAGTAAGTATGGTTGTGCCGTATTATATGATAAGCCTTATCAGTTGTCCGTGTTATAATCTGTGTCTGAGTTCATGTGGAACTTAACCTGATTACTTTGGGTAGCACATCAGTGATGTCCGTAAAGGGATGAAGTGTAATGAATGTTATACAGAGATTGGATTAAATATCAGATGACTTGGGATACTGTAAGCTGTGAAATAATACAAATGTGATGAATGTTGATACGTCgggtattttgtttgtttgtttgtttgttttcttcttccccttGTGTCTTTGCGATGTTGATTCAACTTGATTGCTCAGCCAGACAGTTGATGCCTGAACTACTGGAGCATTGGTAGACTTTTaccaacatttaaaataatagtTAAAAATATATGTGATTCTGTCATGGTGTATGAGAGAAGATTCATTTAATGGATGACTTTATTAATCCCCTGGGTTGTTCACCCCAAGTTTTGttaacaaatattttatgtcatatattttatatgttaatCATTTGATGTTCCCATATGTAATTAATGGGTGTTAACATACATTATAGGGATAATGTCATTACCAATATCATGGGTTCGTGTACATTTAAACATATGCCTTAACAAAATACAGTAATTTCTGTCTAAATATGAATTGTCTATTTTGACTCGCAGGAAGTTCGTATGAGCTTCTTGTTTGTTCTTTCCAAATTGAAGAACTAACATTGACTAAGGACAAATGTTGTGTAGCCTCACGTTGCCTGTGTCTGGGCCAAATAGTTGCACCTGAACCCTGAAAACTAGAACCACAAACGGTCACTGATGGCTAGTAATGAGTAGTTAGAATTGAGTATGTCGTTTCCTGTTTTCATGActttttctgtggaaatttgcTTTTGTCAGCACAATAGTGCTTGCgttcattatttttatagtttgaatatttaaattgtttaattaaCCAGGTATCAGGtatgaaaataaagtatttgCTGAGTAgacatcaaattaaaaacatttagaacCTCATTGAACATCCTGTTTGTAATGCATCCAAGACAATTTAGTGTATTAAGCAAGCGAGAATTTTATTGGTGGACGATTTGATCAGAGACAGCTGAATTTATGCCTTTAGGGTAATTTGCAAATTAAAGGCTTGCCAGGATTGCTGTGTGTAATGAAACCACACTTGTGTCACGCCCAAATGTTGTGCTGCTGAGAAGCGACATAGCATTCAGCTCATCTGAGGCGTTGCAGAGTTAAGTTTGCTTTGAGCACTTTGCTGACTCtctcctttcattttattttaacaggtTGTTCTGAAACAGGCTGCCAGCGGAGGAGAGACGGACAAAGGTGCTCAAAAGTCTGCAGGTGAGtgtgaaaaatgctttttaattaaaaccatGACCAGAAAATTAAACACTGTAATAACACACAgtcatgcttttctttgttcttatAATGACACTGGTTAGGTGTATAATTACTGACTTCAGCCTCCTTTGCTCCATGTTTTCTGCAAACTAAAATAGTTTTACACACATGTTGAAACTCTTTTAAGGAAAAACTGGTTACATTTTGAAGGGGAATCAAAGACATCTATTTATGGTTGAAAATTGCCACTAATGCGGGTTGGAAGAAGGTTGCTATGAGCAGATTAGCTATTATATTGAGTATGCAAGTGTGTGCTCCTGTTATCGGTTAGTACTCCATTTCTTAGAGCATAAAGTTAaacatgtgtgttcattttacCAGATGCTGAATCTTCACAACTGAAGCACGCTGAAGACATCAGTTCAGACCCCTGCCAATGTAGTGAGAGTTCAGACGCTACCCAGACTCCTGGAgacaaagagatggaggaagagagaataatggaagaggagggagatgaggcTGAGCCAGAAGCGGAGGGAAATCAGCTAACAGGAGCCAAACAGCAAAATGCAACTGAAAACGCAGAAATCCCAGACTCCAGTGAACCGTCAGTCAGTAAAAATGGTGTGCCAGCTGAAAATAACACCCAGTCGTTCAAATGCAATGCCTGCCTGGAAACTTTTCCCAGCAGAACTGCCTTGAGCGTTCATTACAACTCTGCATCCCACATTCAAAAGATGACAACGGGCTCTGCAAAACAAATTGGGGAAAATGATCCCCAGACTCCCTCAGTTCCTGTCCTGTCTCGGCCATATATATCAAACAAACCCTACCAGTGTGCTATATGTCGAGTCTCTTACAATCACGCCATCACTCTTGAGAGCCATATGAAGTCTGTCTTGCACCAGTCCCGCAGTAGAAATGCTGGAATTGCTGCACAGGCTGCAAATGGCGCAGCAGTCGCTGCGAGTTTGGGAAGCAGCACCACCACTGCTCCAAACGATGCAGTGACGACATCTGCAAGTGGGACTACTCAGTTAGTTACCACCACCAACTGTGCTGCTCCTGGGACGTTGATGGTGACGACTACAAAAGACGGAGAGCAAATTCAAACTTCACAAGTggctccctccctcctcacctcccctgTGGCCTCAGCTCAGGCGGTCTCAGCCTTTCTCACCCTTCTCACGTCTAGTCCCAGCACCCTCTCGcactccctccttccttccctaTTTGCGGCCGGTGCTGCTTCTGGTGCCACCGTGCCTCAGCTTGTGCCTCAGCCTCAAATGGTCATGCCCTTGATCTTGAATGGGCTCCAAGCCCAAACCCAGCAGCACCAAGAGAACCAGCAAGGCCAGCTCCTTACTCAGTGTGTGCCATTCGTAGGTCTCAGCACAGGCCAGCAAGCCCTCCTAACCCAAAGACTTAGCAGCTTACAGAACCAGTGGCCCTCTGCTGGGGCCCCAGTGAGTGCACAGTCCTGCCTGGAAGAGCAAAATCAGGCCATAAAGTGTGAGAGTGAACGAAACAGGCAGGACAGTGAAGAGACAGTTAAAGAGAAGGTTTCAGATCAGGTCAAGGACATAACTGGGGATAACTGGACTACAGAGAACATTAAAACAGAGAAACTTAAAGAAGAGGACAGTAAAGAGCTTGCACAGTGTCCTAATATAGAAAGCAAAGTGAAGGTTGAGAATAGTGAAGACAATGGGAAGGCACATAGAGATAGCACAACAGATGGAGACAGCTCGACTAATCAGTTGGACCTGGAAGGTGATAAAGCAGCTAGCCTCAATCTCTCCCCAGCGGGCACAGAGAAAAGCCTCCGCAGTAAGAACCTCTCGCCTTCTGCATCTGTTCCCAGCAACTCAAGCCTCAGTCCTGTAAATCTAAACCTTACGCTTAGCCCTGATTCTACTCCTCGAAAATCACAATCGGGCACAAGCCCTTGTGGCTCTCTTGGCACCCCAAAGTCCAGCCCGATTACAGATGCCTTAACTAACAACCAAACTCGATCCCATTGTAATGCAGTGGGGTCCGTTCAGCCAGATCttccagtgctgtcagagttCCAGTCGGAGGTTCTCTGGGCCTTCTTTGAGTCACGCAGTGAAGCTGATGCTGCAAGTCCACCCCATGAAGACTGTGAGGCACTGGGCAGAGAGGTGGGGCTCTCAGAGGAAGAGGTACGTAGGTGGTTGAGCCAAGCTCGGCatgcaaaacagagacagagggcaGCAGAACACCTGCAAAGTTTGGTAGGGTTTACGCGACACGGCCAAAGTTCTGATAATGACTACGATGATGAGGAAAGCTCGCTGATAATAGCAGAAGGTGAGGATGAGACTGAAGCGACAGGTAGTCAGGCAATAGATTTGTCTAGTACAAgagggaaacacagacagagagatttgGGAAAGGAGGGTCAGGGAGATTCATGTCTCACTTCTGACTCGGAAAATGAGGTTTACACGTCTGTCATTGTGTCGGATGAGGAAAGCCAGAATGGGTCTTTGAGGGAGGGTCCTGAGAGCCCTGCTAAAGATGAAGCACAGTGTGAAGTGTCAGGTGACAAGGGATCGGTTGGAGGAAAGGTCCTGCGCTCCACaactgtgtttctctctgatgcAGAAGATGAGTATGAAGatgaggagggtggagggggtcAGAGGGCTAAAAGGAAAAAGCGAAAGGGGGAGTTTGAGCGTGatgaggtggaggtgaagaagGAGAGACAGGACCCAGATGTAGATCTAGAGTTGGAGGCCCAAGGAGATCCTCCAAGTTCACTGTCCCACAACATGGACCACCCTGAGATTCCAGCTGGGGCCCTCCACTCACTTCCCCTTTCCCTTGCTCCCTTCTCCACTCAGTTCCTCAGCCCCTATGTCCTCTCTCTAACTCCTTCAGTGATTGGGGATGG includes these proteins:
- the zfhx2 gene encoding zinc finger homeobox protein 4 isoform X3 codes for the protein MPDWQPTIRGEESGETVSSESNGVAEWLCPLCQKGQADRSSLSRHLTEQHSVLPSCVDKLLDIVVLKQAASGGETDKGAQKSADAESSQLKHAEDISSDPCQCSESSDATQTPGDKEMEEERIMEEEGDEAEPEAEGNQLTGAKQQNATENAEIPDSSEPSVSKNGVPAENNTQSFKCNACLETFPSRTALSVHYNSASHIQKMTTGSAKQIGENDPQTPSVPVLSRPYISNKPYQCAICRVSYNHAITLESHMKSVLHQSRSRNAGIAAQAANGAAVAASLGSSTTTAPNDAVTTSASGTTQLVTTTNCAAPGTLMVTTTKDGEQIQTSQVAPSLLTSPVASAQAVSAFLTLLTSSPSTLSHSLLPSLFAAGAASGATVPQLVPQPQMVMPLILNGLQAQTQQHQENQQGQLLTQCVPFVGLSTGQQALLTQRLSSLQNQWPSAGAPVSAQSCLEEQNQAIKCESERNRQDSEETVKEKVSDQVKDITGDNWTTENIKTEKLKEEDSKELAQCPNIESKVKVENSEDNGKAHRDSTTDGDSSTNQLDLEGDKAASLNLSPAGTEKSLRSKNLSPSASVPSNSSLSPVNLNLTLSPDSTPRKSQSGTSPCGSLGTPKSSPITDALTNNQTRSHCNAVGSVQPDLPVLSEFQSEVLWAFFESRSEADAASPPHEDCEALGREVGLSEEEVRRWLSQARHAKQRQRAAEHLQSLVGFTRHGQSSDNDYDDEESSLIIAEGEDETEATGSQAIDLSSTRGKHRQRDLGKEGQGDSCLTSDSENEVYTSVIVSDEESQNGSLREGPESPAKDEAQCEVSGDKGSVGGKVLRSTTVFLSDAEDEYEDEEGGGGQRAKRKKRKGEFERDEVEVKKERQDPDVDLELEAQGDPPSSLSHNMDHPEIPAGALHSLPLSLAPFSTQFLSPYVLSLTPSVIGDGSKVPVFPNPPNITRFSSSLLSQSLSSHNQTSHYLSNGDDYESALDLSMGKNSKSVSSSSSLADKIEVQKGQLLDGLGLRPTSKGLVVVQVKPESVTATPSINSSMSLVNCNNMTKSSIYMRTAEKMNSALLEREREREREKEREQEQQQQQRKSKGKRYRDMRRSRTIIQAEQLDILYGCYFKDPNPGKHEFEQISEWVHLPKKVVQIWFQNMRARERKGEVRFISDGTLAAVGKPLIKFTWPLSKPIFSNKPPSNNTGYIATTPIVRTLMKTEREPVKELGKPTVVKKMTPVPIKPKELVSSTTVSTVSSSASAVPKTKLETTSNITMVKVSPKVNTPVLLTPPKDPVPIAPRPAHKRKLEEESEEEKTDEEKDNENEMDGPGSTNRMVPKLPTTPINNRPPSAAAMPQKQNGLNYWTPKVPIKINTLSREQLALPTHPPARTIPPPPTPSIAPVSPNTPSSAKVASPSSPVVAKSSPTESRFLPHSSSRRPRTHLSCLQLSILQSCYETCAHPNAMECEAIGTELNLPLKVVQIWFQNTRAKEKRWRLQQEKMSPLSGGKVDMSSGSYLQYNALKANRPILPKPVQLTVTEPPASPVPGQPVPKETLTGRCDACNVSFESRAAARAHVFSPRHLATLRTTNFGQPTTLVNKNGTGNGGPGSAVPGPHVPHSAPVTSSGAGSGGERVIDSPPPTATSNS